A DNA window from Fragaria vesca subsp. vesca linkage group LG3, FraVesHawaii_1.0, whole genome shotgun sequence contains the following coding sequences:
- the LOC101299368 gene encoding abscisic-aldehyde oxidase-like, which translates to MAATSFVFAVNRRRFELPTVDPSTTLLEFLRSHTPFKSVKLGCGEGGCGACVVLLSKYDPVLNKVEDFSVNSCLTLLCSVNRCSITTSEGLGNTRDGFHSIHQRFSGFHASQCGFCTPGMCVSLFSALVNAQNTTDRLEPPPGFSKMTVSQAEMAIAGNLCRCTGYRPIADACKSFSADVDIEDLGFNSFWSKGDSKEAMVDSLPPYNPHSEVCTFPEFLKNEIRSSSCLDPKRYGWYSPAGIEELQRLVEANASGESVKLVVGNTGTGYYKELACYDRYIDLNFVPELSIIRMDRTGLNVGAIVTITKVIEALKKKTKGEHMSRGEVVFERIAKHMDKIASGFIRNTASIGGNLVMAQRNYFPSDIATILLAVDSTVNIVSGSGSEIILLEEFLKRSPLGPKSVLVSIKIPNWEAVTKVSVGLDTMLLFETYRAAPRPLGNALPYLNAAFLAEVSKTSTGFMVHHCCLAFGAYGTKHAIRARKVEDFLTGKTLSAGVLHEAIKLVRAIVVPEEGTTNPAYRSSLASGFLFEFFSPFINIDTEISDGFVENILFPTSEMNKNQHCNDDFPPVLSSAKQVVNLSTDYDPVGKPIIKSGAALQASGEAVYVDDIPSPTNCLHGAFIYSTKPLVRVKGINVRTKPQPDGVSAVLSFKDIPNGGENVGSKTIFGSEPLFADDITQCAGQRLAFVVADTQKHADLAANAADVEYEMEDMEPPILSVEEAIKRSSYFEVPSFLYPKQVGDISKGMAIADHKITSAQIKLGSQYHFYMETQTALAVPDEDNCLVVYTSSQCPQFSHAVIAKCLGIPESNVRVITRRVGGGFGGKAVKSIPVATACALAAHKLHCPVRIYVNRKTDMIMAGGRHPMKIIYSVGFKSDGKITALQLDILIDAGMSADISPIMPRNILGSLKKYDWGALSFDVKVCKTNNPSRTAMRGPGEVQGSFIAEAVIEHVASTLSMQVDHVRNINLHTHCSLDLFYEDTAGEPLEYTLPSIWDKVAMSSSFNQRTEFVEEFNKCNTWRKRGISRVPVIHQVSLRPTPGKVSILSDGSVVVEVGGIELGQGLWTKVKQMAAFALGSIQCDDSGDLLDKVRVVQSDTVSLIQGGFTAGSTTSESSCEAVRLSCDILVERLAPLKQQLQDQMGSIKWEMLIEKAYLQALNLSASSLYAPEVTSMEYLNYGAAVSEVEVNLLSGETRILQSDIIYDCGQSLNPAVDLGQIEGAFVQGIGFFMLEEYMENSDGLVVSDGTWTYKIPSIDTIPKQFNVEVLNSGHHSKRVLSSKASGEPPLLLAVSVHCAARAAIKEARKQLLQWGGLDGSASMFQLAVPATMPVVKELCGPESVESYLEWFAGRN; encoded by the exons ATGGCCGCCACCAGCTTCGTCTTCGCCGTTAACCGCCGCCGCTTTGAGCTCCCCACCGTCGATCCTTCCACCACTCTGCTCGAGTTTCTCCGGTCCCACACTCCCTTCAAGAGCGTCAAGCTCGGCTGCGGCGAAG GCGGTTGTGGCGCTTGCGTTGTGCTACTCTCAAAGTATGACCCTGTTCTCAACAAAGTGGAGGATTTCAGTGTGAATTCATGTCTCACATTACTCTGCAGCGTCAACCGCTGCTCCATCACGACCTCCGAAGGCCTTGGGAACACCAGAGACGGCTTCCATTCCATTCACCAGCGCTTCAGCGGCTTCCACGCTTCTCAGTGCGGCTTCTGTACTCCCGGCATGTGCGTTTCGCTCTTTTCGGCTCTTGTCAATGCCCAAAACACCACTGACCGACTTGAGCCCCCTCCCGGCTTCTCCAAGATGACCGTTTCCCAAGCTGAGATGGCTATTGCTGGCAATCTCTGCCGCTGCACCGGATATCGTCCCATTGCCGATGCCTGCAAGAGCTTTTCGGCTGATGTTGACATTGAGGATTTGGGGTTTAACTCCTTTTGGAGCAAGGGAGATAGTAAGGAAGCAATGGTAGATAGTTTGCCTCCTTATAATCCTCACAGTGAGGTCTGTACATTTCCTGAGTTTTTGAAGAATGAGATCAGGTCCTCGTCGTGTTTGGACCCCAAGAGATATGGTTGGTACAGTCCAGCTGGTATTGAGGAGCTTCAGAGGTTAGTGGAAGCCAATGCTTCTGGTGAGAGTGTGAAATTGGTTGTTGGTAATACCGGGACAGGGTATTACAAGGAGTTAGCGTGTTATGACAGATACATTGATCTCAATTTTGTTCCTGAGCTATCGATAATCAGGATGGACCGGACGGGGCTCAATGTAGGAGCAATTGTAACCATTACTAAAGTTATTGAAGCTTTAAAGAAGAAAACCAAAGGTGAGCATATGTCAAGAGGCGAGGTCGTGTTTGAACGAATTGCCAAGCATATGGATAAAATTGCTTCAGGCTTTATCAGAAACACAGCTAGTATAGGAGGGAATTTGGTTATGGCACAAAGAAACTACTTTCCTTCAGATATTGCAACAATACTTCTTGCTGTGGATTCAACAGTGAATATAGTGAGTGGTTCTGGATCTGAAATCATTCTGTTGGAAGAGTTTCTGAAAAGATCCCCATTGGGTCCCAAAAGTGTACTTGTAAGTATTAAAATCCCAAATTGGGAAGCAGTTACAAAAGTTTCTGTAGGACTCGATACTATGTTGCTATTTGAAACCTATAGAGCTGCACCGAGACCACTAGGAAATGCATTGCCTTATTTAAATGCTGCTTTCTTGGCCGAAGTTTCTAAAACTTCTACTGGATTTATGGTACATCACTGCTGTCTGGCTTTTGGTGCTTATGGAACTAAACATGCAATTAGAGCAAGAAAGGTTGAGGACTTTTTAACCGGAAAGACCTTGAGTGCTGGTGTTCTGCATGAAGCTATTAAGTTAGTTCGAGCTATTGTTGTTCCTGAAGAAGGCACTACGAATCCTGCTTACAGGTCAAGCTTGGCTAGTGGTTTTCTTTTTGAGTTCTTTAGCCCCTTTATTAACATTGATACTGAAATTTCTGATGGTTTCGTGGAGAATATTTTGTTCCCTACTTCTGAGATGAATAAGAACCAACATTGCAATGATGACTTTCCACCTGTTCTATCATCAGCTAAACAAGTGGTTAATTTAAGTACAGACTATGATCCGGTCGGCAAGCCAATTATAAAATCTGGAGCGGCCCTCCAAGCGTCAG GTGAGGCTGTGTATGTAGACGACATCCCGTCACCAACAAATTGCTTGCATGGAGCGTTCATTTATAGTACAAAGCCTCTCGTACGGGTTAAGGGAATAAATGTCAGAACTAAACCACAGCCAGATGGAGTTTCTGCTGTCTTATCTTTTAAAGATATCCCCAACGGTGGGGAGAATGTGGGATCTAAGACTATTTTTGGTAGCGAACCTCTTTTTGCTGATGATATTACTCAATGCGCTGGTCAGCGTCTTGCCTTTGTG GTTGCAGATACACAGAAACATGCAGATTTGGCCGCAAACGCTGCGGATGTTGAGTATGAAATGGAAGATATGGAGCCACCAATCCTATCTGTAGAGGAGGCCATTAAGAGGTCTAGTTATTTTGAGGTCCCTTCTTTCTTATACCCGAAGCAAGTTGGTGATATATCAAAAGGAATGGCTATAGCTGATCACAAGATTACATCTGCTCAG ATCAAACTTGGTTCACAATATCATTTCTACATGGAGACACAAACTGCTCTTGCTGTACCAGATGAAGACAACTGTCTAGTGGTTTATACTTCAAGTCAGTGTCCTCAGTTTTCACACGCAGTCATCGCAAAGTGTCTTGGCATTCCTGAAAGTAATGTCCGTGTAATTACAAGAAGGGTTGGTGGGGGTTTTGGTGGAAAGGCCGTAAAATCCATTCCT GTTGCGACAGCATGTGCACTTGCAGCACACAAATTACATTGCCCGGTCAGGATATATGTCAATCGCAAGACTGATATGATAATGGCAGGAGGAAGGCATCCCATGAAGATAATCTACAGTGTGGGATTCAAGTCTGATGGGAAGATTACAGCTTTACAACTTGATATATTGATTGATGCAGGGATGTCCGCAGATATAAGTCCAATTATGCCGCGCAATATCCTGGGTTCACTTAAGAAGTATGATTGGGGTGCTCTGTCTTTTGATGTAAAGGTATGCAAAACTAACAATCCAAGTAGGACTGCAATGCGAGGTCCTGGGGAGGTGCAAGGGTCATTTATTGCTGAAGCTGTAATTGAACATGTTGCATCTACCCTATCCATGCAAGTGGATCATGTGAGAAATATAAATCTTCACACACATTGCAGCCTAGATTTATTTTATGAGGACACTGCTGGTGAACCTCTAGAGTATACTTTACCTTCAATATGGGACAAGGTGGCCATGTCTTCAAGCTTTAACCAAAGGACTGAATTCGTAGAAGAATTTAATAAATGCAATACATGGCGAAAAAGAGGAATTTCTCGAGTACCTGTAATACATCAAGTTTCATTGAGACCAACTCCAGGGAAAGTGAGCATTCTAAGCGATGGTTCTGTTGTTGTTGAAGTTGGAGGGATTGAACTAGGTCAGGGTCTGTGGACAAAAGTTAAACAGATGGCTGCTTTCGCTCTTGGTTCCATTCAATGTGATGATAGTGGCGATCTTTTGGATAAAGTACGGGTGGTACAATCTGATACAGTGAGCTTAATTCAAGGAGGATTTACTGCTGGAAGCACCACATCTGAGTCAAGTTGCGAGGCAGTTAGGTTATCATGTGATATTTTGGTTGAGAGGCTAGCTCCCCTCAAGCAACAATTGCAGGATCAAATGGGTTCTATTAAATGGGAGATGCTTATTGAAAAG GCGTACTTGCAAGCCTTGAACTTATCAGCAAGTTCTCTCTATGCCCCGGAAGTTACTTCCATGGAATACCTTAACTATGGTGCTGCAGTAAGTGAG GTTGAGGTAAATCTTCTGAGTGGAGAAACCAGAATATTGCAATCAGATATTATCTACGATTGTGGCCAGAGTCTCAACCCTGCTGTGGATTTAGGACAG ATAGAAGGTGCTTTTGTTCAAGGAATTGGGTTTTTCATGCTTGAAGAATACATGGAAAATTCTGATGGATTGGTGGTTTCCGATGGCACATGGACGTATAAAATTCCTTCCATAGACACTATACCGAAGCAGTTTAATGTTGAAGTACTAAATAGTGGACACCACAGCAAACGTGTTCTCTCTTCAAAAG CTTCTGGTGAGCCTCCGTTACTTCTAGCGGTTTCAGTTCACTGTGCTGCAAGAGCTGCCATCAAAGAAGCCAGAAAACAGCTTCTTCAATGGGGAGGCCTGGATGGGTCTGCTTCCATGTTCCAGTTGGCCGTTCCAGCTACCATGCCTGTTGTAAAGGAGTTATGTGGGCCGGAAAGTGTGGAGAGCTACTTGGAATGGTTCGCAGGTAGAAACTGA
- the LOC101301952 gene encoding lysosomal beta glucosidase-like, with translation MAKLSIPILGLLLLCCLSALAEAKYSKYKDPKQPLNVRIRDLMKRMTLAEKIGQMVQIEREVATPDVMTKYLIGSVLSGGGSVPAPKASAATWVNLVNGIQKGSLSTRLGIPMIYGIDAVHGHNNVYNATIFPHNVGLGATRDPALIKRIGEATALEVRATGIPYAFAPCIAVCRDPRWGRCYESYSEDHKIVQAMTEIIPGLQGDMPPSFQKGAPYVGGKGKVAACAKHYVGDGGTTRGINENNTVIDWNGLLGIHMPAYLNSILKGVATVMVSYSSWNGKKMHANQDLVTGYLKNKLRFRGFVISDWEGIDRITSPPKANYSYSVQAGVSAGIDMIMVPYNFTEFIDDLTYQVKNNIIPMSRIDDAVKRILRVKFVMGLFENPLADLSLADQLGNKEHRELAREAVRKSLVLLKNGKSATKPLLPLSKKAGKILIAGSHADNLGFQCGGWTITWQGLGGNDLTVGTTILNAVKTTVDPTTQVVYNESPDANFVKSNKFSHAVVVVGEPPYAETFGDSMNLTISEAGLSTINNVCGAVKCVVVIISGRPVVVQPYLSKIDALVAAWLPGTEGQGVADVLFGDYGFTGKLARTWFKSVDQLPMNVGDAHYDPLFPFGFGLTTKPTKNY, from the exons ATGGCAAAACTCTCCATACCCATACTGGGATTGCTACTGTTATGCTGCTTATCAGCTCTTGCAGAAGCCAAGTATTCCAAATACAAAGACCCAAAACAGCCCTTGAATGTTCGAATCAGGGACCTCATGAAGCGGATGACCCTGGCCGAGAAGATTGGCCAAATGGTCCAGATCGAGCGCGAGGTTGCTACCCCTGATGTCATGACCAAGTATTTGATAG GAAGTGTTCTCAGTGGTGGTGGGAGTGTGCCGGCTCCAAAAGCATCAGCTGCGACATGGGTCAATCTTGTCAATGGAATCCAAAAGGGATCCCTATCCACCCGTCTCGGGATTCCTATGATTTATGGGATTGATGCTGTCCATGGCCACAACAATGTCTATAATGCTACCATTTTCCCTCACAATGTTGGATTGGGAGCCACCAG AGATCCTGCGCTTATCAAGAGAATCGGAGAGGCGACTGCCCTTGAAGTCAGGGCAACAGGAATTCCTTATGCTTTTGCCCCATGTATCGCG GTTTGCAGGGATCCAAGATGGGGTAGGTGTTACGAAAGCTACAGTGAGGATCATAAGATTGTCCAAGCAATGACTGAGATCATCCCTGGTTTGCAAGGAGATATGCCTCCTAGTTTCCAAAAGGGAGCGCCTTATGTTGGTGGAAA GGGAAAGGTTGCAGCCTGTGCGAAGCACTATGTAGGAGATGGTGGCACAACCAGGGGCATCAATGAGAACAACACTGTGATTGATTGGAATGGTCTGCTTGGCATTCACATGCCCGCGTACCTCAACTCCATCCTTAAGGGTGTTGCAACAGTTATGGTCTCTTACTCCAGTTGGAATGGGAAGAAAATGCATGCTAATCAAGACCTTGTAACCGGATATCTCAAGAACAAGCTCCGTTTCAGG GGTTTCGTCATCTCAGATTGGGAGGGCATCGACAGGATTACATCTCCTCCCAAGGCTAACTATTCGTATTCAGTTCAAGCAGGAGTTAGTGCTGGAATTGACATG ATCATGGTCCCCTACAACTTTACCGAGTTCATTGATGATCTGACATATCAAGTCAAGAATAATATCATCCCCATGAGCAGGATTGATGATGCTGTGAAGAGAATTTTGAGGGTTAAGTTTGTCATGGGCCTTTTTGAAAATCCCTTGGCAGATCTCAGCTTAGCCGATCAGCTAGGAAATAAG GAACATAGAGAATTGGCAAGAGAAGCGGTAAGAAAATCACTTGTTCTACTAAAGAATGGAAAATCTGCAACGAAGCCACTGCTTCCTCTATCCAAGAAAGCAGGGAAGATACTAATTGCAGGAAGTCATGCAGACAATTTGGGCTTTCAATGTGGAGGTTGGACGATCACATGGCAAGGCCTCGGTGGCAATGATCTTACAGTTG GTACCACAATCCTCAATGCGGTGAAAACTACAGTTGATCCTACTACTCAAGTTGTCTACAACGAGAGCCCTGATGCGAACTTTGTGAAGTCCAACAAATTCTCCCATGCTGTTGTTGTTGTGGGTGAACCTCCATACGCTGAAACCTTTGGAGACAGCATGAATTTGACCATATCTGAAGCAGGATTGAGCACAATCAACAATGTTTGTGGAGCTGTGAAATGTGTTGTGGTTATCATTTCGGGCCGCCCTGTTGTGGTCCAACCCTACCTTTCCAAAATTGATGCACTTGTTGCGGCTTGGCTTCCTGGAACTGAAGGTCAAGGTGTTGCTGACGTTTTATTTGGTGACTATGGATTCACCGGCAAGCTTGCACGTACATGGTTCAAATCAGTAGATCAGCTCCCAATGAATGTGGGTGATGCACATTATGACCCTCTATTTCCGTTTGGATTTGGTCTAACAACTAAGCCAACCAAGAATTACTAG